ACTTGGTGCCTTGGATCCTCGCCTATGCCCGTCCAGGAGATCGCCGCATTCAACAGTTCGGCCTCGTCGTTCACTTCAAGAAAGAGAAAGAGAGCGTAGAAGATCGCAGCTTTTCAAGCGAGATAAGGCCGCCCATTCCCCGTCTGCGCTGGGGCCTACGACGCCGAAGGCTGCGAGCCGAGGCCATGAGTCTCTACCGCCTGCTCCGCAGACCGACCCCGGTGAGCCCCTTCGTCGTCGGGATCGACGCGTGCAATCTCGAGCTGGAGACCCCGCCGGAGGTCTTCGCACCGGTGTTCCGATTCCTGCGGGAATACCCCATCTCCATGACCGGCATGCGCCAGCGCTACTCGCCCTACTACGACCTGCGAGAGTCCATCCATCAGCTGGCGAACCGCCGCCAGCTGGGCATGACCTACCATGTCGGTGAGGACTTCCGGCACTTGCTCTCCGGCCTCCGCGCCATCCACGAGGTCGTGGAGTTTCTCAGTCCTCGTCCCGGCGACCGCCTCGGGCACGGCACGGCCCTTGCCCTGGATCCCGAAGCCTGGCTGAAGCACAACGGCTATCAGGCCATTCTCCCCAGCCTTGAATGGCTCGACACTCTGGTCTGGGTCCATCACTTCCTGGGACCGGGAGACAACTTGGTCGGTGAGCTGGAGCTGGAGGATCGGATCCAGCGCCTGAGCTGGGAGATCTACAGCCCCGCCCTGGCCGGTAAATACGATCCTCTCGACCTGGACCGCAGACGCACGGAAAAGAAGCAGGAAGAGCCTCCTCGACGAGGCCTGCTGGACTGGGATTGGTCTCCCCTGGCCTTGTGGGACGCCTGGATGCTTCGACAACTAGATCCCTACTCCATCGACATCAACCAGCTCCTACACGGCGAGCTCAAGATGCGTCCCTTGGGTACTTTCTGCGAAGAAAGCCGAAGGTGGCATGAGATCCAGGACAAGGTCCGCCGTCACGTTTCCCGGCAAGTCGGATCCCGCAACGCTTTCCTTCTCCTGGCCAGCTATTGGATCGATCCCCAGGTTCGCAAGCGCGGGAGGGTGCCTTTGGTCGTGGACATGAAGGCGCAAAAGAACAAATGGCTGGCCCTCTGCCAGCGAGTCGAGGAAAAGATGAAGGGCCTGATCCACGAGAGCGAGCTCGTTGTCGAGGCCAATCCCTCCTCCAACCGCATCATCGGCCCCATGGCGAGCTACGGCCAGCACCACATCTTCAACCTGACGCTGGACAAGGAAAAGCGCCTGTCTCGCGGGGTGCGGGTTTCTGTCAACACCGACAACCCGGCGGTGTGCAACACCACCCTCGCTCACGAGCACTATCTGCTGGGGGAGATCCTGATTCAGGATGGGGTGCCGGAGGCAGAGGTCGTTCAGTGGCTGGAGTGGCTGCGCAAGAACGGTGAGGAGTACAACTTCGTCCGTCGCCTGCCCTCGGCGGAAAAGAGTCCCCACATGCAGCGCCTGATGGATTGGCTGCGCAAGATCCGGCCCGGCGTGCTGGAAGCGCGGGACCGCCACAGCAAGCACGAAGCCTTCCGCCGGTGGCACTTGCAGACCCGCCTCCGCTCCCACGGCTTCCCCATCGCCAACATCGAGCAAGAACCGGAGCTCCTGGAGCGGCTACTCGGCTTGGAGGCGGAGCTGAAGAGGCTCCGGCACCTCAACGCCCAGGGAGGAGCGGAGCGAGACCGCGCACAGCAGCTCCTCGCCAAGCTCGAAGCCGAGGTCGAGCGCCTCCGTCAGAGCTGCACTCCGTAGCGCCGGCCGGAGCCCGGTTCGGGACGCCGAGACTCTTGTCCCGGCGAGAATCCCCCCACTCCTTCCCCCCCTACATCCGCGGCCTTACCGCCATCTCCACCCGCGGCCGGGGACCGCCTTCGAAGGGGTGGGAGGGGGTGTGGGTTTCGGAGTCGGAGGTGGGGTCGAGGCGTTGAATCCAGTCGAGGAGCTCTTCCACCGCGCTGTGAGCACGGGTGACGGCGGCGTCGGAGGAGAAGCCCACGTAGGGCACCGTCCTGCCTTGGGCCAGCAAGTCGAGGAGCGACTCGTCGTCGCCGAGAGGATGGCGGGCGTTGTGGTCGAAGTGTTGGAGGGCTTCCGCCAAGGCTTCGAGGCCGGTACGCAGGCGGGCCCAGCGGTGCATGCGCCAGGAGAGGTCGTCGGTGCGCTGGGGGTCGGCAAAGCGTTGGCAGAGCATCTCGGCGGCGGCGGTGCCGCGGCGGACCAGCCTTTGGACCACCTTCTCGGGCATCTTCAAGTTCAGACCTCCCTCCTCCGGCCGCAGCCAGATCTCCACTACCCGATCCTTGAAGGCCGGCAGTTTGAGGTAGCCGTTGTCGTGCCACACCTGAGCACTACGGAAGACGGCACCGAGGAAGCCCACCAGATCTTTCAAGCTCGAACCCTGGCCGTCGAAGAGATGCCACAGATCGCGGCTGCCGTCACTGCGGCGCTGGATCATGTAGAGCAAGTTCTCGCGGGCACCGGCCCGCGCCGGAACACCTTCGGCACCGGTGTATTGGAGGTTGATGCCGAGGGTGGGCCAGCGGGGGTAGAGGGCGTCAAAGCAATGGATCGGGAGGTTGCTGGTGATGCCGCCGTCGCTGAACCAGACCTTTTCCAGAGAGCGGTCCTTCTCGGGCTTTTCGTAATTCGTGGCATAGAGGGGAACCATGGAGAAGAGCACCGGAAAGCTGAGGCTCATGCGCGCCGCCACCACCACCGGCAGGTCACGGGCTCCGGGCAGGGGGAGTTTGTTGTCCTGCCGGCGGGTTTCGGTAGCCACTTCGCCGGCACGACGCTCCAGGTGATCCACGATGCGGCGCGGGAAGAGTCCGCGCCATTCCTCGATGTCGAAGGCGAAGAGACCGGTGTCGAAGGGCAGCAGGTAGGGCCGGCCGAAGGAAACGCAGGTGGTGACGGCGCGGAAGTCGATGGAGCGAAAGTCCTCGGTGACGCAGGACTGCAGCACCTCCGGCACCGGCGCGCCGTGGAGATCACCGAACGTGAGGGGGCTGCCGTCCTCCTTGCCGGCGATCTCGTCCAGCTTGTCCGCCAGCCACTCGGTGAGGGCAGGCACGTCCCCTTCCCGGCGGCGATAGCCCTGGGCCATGCCGGAACACAGTCCGAAGCCGTTGTCCCGCACGGGCCGCAAGACCCGCTTGTGCCACAAGGCCTTCCACACCAGCCGCGCCTTCCACCACAGGCGCCGCAGCCACCCGGCGTTCTTTAGCTGGGACGCCTGGGTGATGAAGCCGAAGAGGTGCTGGGTCTCCTTGTCCGGCCGGAAGAGCGCCGCGAGATTCTCACCGGAGAGCTCCTGAGGAATCTTCTCCAGCAGCTCGAAGCCCACCATCGAACCGGTGGTTCGGCGGCGATACTCCGCTGCGGCAGCCAGGCAGCCGGCGATGGCACCGGCGGAGGTCCCGCCGATCCCCACCAGATGAAAATCCCGGGCGATGCGGGCGATGGCCGGCGGG
This window of the Acidobacteriota bacterium genome carries:
- a CDS encoding patatin-like phospholipase family protein gives rise to the protein MSTEESVPPASSSPGRCCDLVMKGGVTSGILYPPAIARIARDFHLVGIGGTSAGAIAGCLAAAAEYRRRTTGSMVGFELLEKIPQELSGENLAALFRPDKETQHLFGFITQASQLKNAGWLRRLWWKARLVWKALWHKRVLRPVRDNGFGLCSGMAQGYRRREGDVPALTEWLADKLDEIAGKEDGSPLTFGDLHGAPVPEVLQSCVTEDFRSIDFRAVTTCVSFGRPYLLPFDTGLFAFDIEEWRGLFPRRIVDHLERRAGEVATETRRQDNKLPLPGARDLPVVVAARMSLSFPVLFSMVPLYATNYEKPEKDRSLEKVWFSDGGITSNLPIHCFDALYPRWPTLGINLQYTGAEGVPARAGARENLLYMIQRRSDGSRDLWHLFDGQGSSLKDLVGFLGAVFRSAQVWHDNGYLKLPAFKDRVVEIWLRPEEGGLNLKMPEKVVQRLVRRGTAAAEMLCQRFADPQRTDDLSWRMHRWARLRTGLEALAEALQHFDHNARHPLGDDESLLDLLAQGRTVPYVGFSSDAAVTRAHSAVEELLDWIQRLDPTSDSETHTPSHPFEGGPRPRVEMAVRPRM